Proteins from a single region of Eremothecium gossypii ATCC 10895 chromosome VI, complete sequence:
- a CDS encoding uncharacterized protein (Syntenic homolog of Saccharomyces cerevisiae YDR524C-B and YCL048W-A), whose amino-acid sequence MQVKSVLALFAAASIVNAHEGHHSNNTTNASSSSSASSIATGAAAVNGLGAGVFGAAVAAGIAALF is encoded by the coding sequence ATGCAAGTCAAGTCCGTCCTAGCCCTATTCGCCGCTGCCTCTATTGTCAACGCCCACGAGGGCCATCACAGCAACAACACCACCAAcgcgtcctcctcctcttcTGCCAGCTCGATCGCTactggcgctgctgccgtTAACGGTCTAGGCGCTGGTGTCTTCGGTGCCGCCGTTGCCGCCGGTATTGCCGCTTTGTTCTAA
- the RBA50 gene encoding Rba50p (Syntenic homolog of Saccharomyces cerevisiae YDR527W (RBA50)) → MDVVGEIVERETAPAEAPAPDGVQPRGFPELYRPAAISSWRQRLQKKNGQRRPPAAALAASEAEKIHKENMAYIEGLSEEQRTAERRELLESLDPKVVQALYRRLDARAAADGTAPLVAEVEGAAGTWVGGTREEPMMPRLDDATVDAALGAPQASMPEAAPTYDLPAPLEDADDIAPQEYQFIQQMDHMKDEDLLRDIHFVRNETVAPRLDINDPNFDEQLHEKYFPDLPKEIDKLEWMRAAEPEQPLASELSDVAECRFDFKGHMVPPHREVSSTQTGLHHHSENPHLAGYTIPELQHLSRSTFPAQRCIAIQTLGRILYKLGKQSYYQLVPSVDAELYQEEGGVEGITSKIYYMFWDLVKSAAVIEALQLAADERTCRHLSVRNYAIDALWLWRHGGGDPRTTARPTAT, encoded by the coding sequence ATGGACGTTGTGGGAGAGATCGTAGAGCGTGAGACGGCACCGGCGGAGGCGCCAGCGCCGGACGGTGTGCAGCCACGGGGGTTTCCTGAGCTGTACCGCCCGGCAGCGATATCTAGCTGGCGCCAACGgctgcagaagaagaatgggcagcgcaggccgcccgcggcggcCCTCGCCGCAAGCGAGGCGGAGAAGATCCACAAGGAAAACATGGCGTACATCGAGGGGCTGTCGGAGGAGCAGCGGACGGCAGAGCGCCGCGAGCTGTTAGAGAGCCTGGACCCCAAGGTCGTGCAGGCGTTGTACCGTCGGTTGGATGCacgtgcagcagcggaCGGAACGGCGCCCTTAGTGGCGGAAGTCGAGGGAGCGGCAGGCACGTGGGTGGGCGGCACCCGCGAGGAGCCGATGATGCCGCGCCTGGATGACGCGACCGTCGACGCCGCGCTAGGCGCGCCACAGGCTTCGATGCCAGAGGCCGCGCCCACGTACGACCTGCCAGCGCCGCTGGAGGATGCGGACGACATCGCGCCCCAGGAATACCAGTTCATTCAGCAGATGGACCATATGAAGGACGAGGACTTGCTACGAGATATCCACTTCGTCCGCAATGAGACTGTGGCGCCCAGACTGGACATCAACGACCCCAACTTTGatgagcagctgcacgagAAATACTTTCCGGATCTTCCGAAGGAGATAGATAAGCTGGAATGGATGAGGGCAGCTGAGCCTGAGCAGCCTCTTGCGTCTGAGCTCTCGGATGTTGCGGAATGCCGCTTCGACTTTAAGGGCCACATGGTCCCTCCGCACCGGGAAGTGTCTTCCACACAGACCGGCCTTCATCACCATTCGGAGAACCCCCATTTAGCAGGCTATACCATTCCTGAGTTGCAACATTTGTCCCGATCCACGTTCCCTGCTCAACGTTGTATTGCTATCCAGACACTTGGGCGTATCCTCTACAAACTGGGTAAGCAATCCTACTACCAGCTGGTGCCCTCAGTGGATGCAGAACTCTACCAGGAGGAGGGTGGTGTTGAGGGCATCACTTCAAAGATATACTACATGTTCTGGGATCTTGTCAAGTCTGCAGCGGTCATTGAGGCCTTGCAGCTGGCGGCCGATGAGAGGACCTGCCGTCACCTGAGCGTGCGCAACTACGCGATCGACGCGCTCTGGCTCTGGCGGCATGGCGGCGGTGACCCCAGAACTACCGCACGGCCCACCGCTACATAG
- the SNA2 gene encoding Sna2p (Syntenic homolog of Saccharomyces cerevisiae YDR525W-A (SNA2)) yields MYARGPSPGICGRDLPRDRAHSILAIDRRVAARGHGFLAPVRRPSYRQSVRREMDWRDWMLVLVAIFMPPVTVGVKRGAWSRPFLASMALYVVGFLPCLVHALYVVYQSSYDIELKPLRAGIAGEAGYDATGMRAGGVRRDPESVHRDL; encoded by the coding sequence ATGTACGCTCGTGGCCCATCGCCAGGAATTTGTGGTCGCGATCTGCCGCGGGACCGCGCTCACAGTATATTAGCGATCGACAGGCGCGTCGCGGCACGAGGGCACGGGTTCCTTGCTCCAGTTAGGCGACCAAGCTACAGGCAGTCAGTCAGGCGCGAAATGGATTGGCGCGATTGGATGCTAGTGTTAGTAGCTATTTTCATGCCACCAGTGACGGTGGGCGTTAAGCGTGGGGCGTGGAGTAGGCCATTTCTGGCAAGCATGGCGCTCTACGTGGTGGGGTTCCTGCCGTGTTTGGTGCACGCGCTGTACGTGGTCTACCAGAGCTCGTACGACATCGAGCTGAAACCACTCCGAGCAGGTATTGCAGGCGAGGCGGGGTATGACGCCACCGGCATGAGGGCAGGGGGGGTGCGCCGTGACCCGGAGTCCGTACACCGTGATCTTTGA
- the KRE28 gene encoding Kre28p (Syntenic homolog of Saccharomyces cerevisiae YDR532C (KRE28)), whose translation MSTKDTSGQSGYANDIRKLGEQTAHVSEQVLVQQERQRLGALEELHQSIIQIAEENSFVTPIKKDAANVHIDPRGIAVSVQQFKQLAEVLKVTHLEQETLDNFLRYTISDNDQLLDIKSVADSRYARLAEEVCQLEQEELRHLENEIISLNGNITEQTTKVIDANEKVKEECLEVSNGIERCWGLLNELETLRSTTDEGNVELGPLEETYQKWKSVDHFLQQKLHLKEQLRVLEDTRKSLSEVTKSSGNRAPDLDASEKFVTYRLLDSMWKKQFVDTTKIRDLELYPRTGKIQFQVADTIYVLAISGDQISNIQLFNDKLPAADLENNTQDLNKRFLGTSDVRRVVDFITHQQAVPQAQVH comes from the coding sequence ATGAGCACGAAAGATACCAGCGGGCAGTCTGGATACGCCAATGATATTCGAAAGCTGGGAGAGCAGACAGCCCACGTGAGTGAACAGGTTTTAGTGCAGCAGGAACGCCAACGACTGGGCGCATTAGAAGAACTACATCAGAGCATTATACAGATCGCCGAGGAGAACAGCTTTGTCACGCCGATAAAGAAAGACGCTGCGAATGTTCACATTGACCCCCGCGGTATTGCAGTATCAGTGCAACAGTTTAAGCAGCTTGCCGAGGTCCTGAAGGTCACGCATCTGGAACAAGAGACGCTGGACAATTTTCTGCGCTACACCATATCTGACAACGATCAACTGCTGGACATAAAGTCCGTGGCCGATTCGAGGTACGCAAGGTTGGCCGAAGAGGTGTGCCAGCTGGAACAAGAGGAACTGCGACATTTGGAGAACGAAATCATTTCGCTGAACGGCAATATTACAGAGCAGACGACTAAAGTGATTGACGCGAACGAAAAAGTGAAAGAGGAATGTCTAGAGGTGAGCAACGGCATTGAACGATGCTGGGGACTGCTAAATGAGTTGGAGACTTTACGCAGCACGACGGATGAAGGCAACGTTGAGCTCGGCCCATTAGAAGAAACCTACCAGAAGTGGAAGTCCGTGGATCACTTCCTGCAACAAAAGCTTCATCTAAAAGAACAACTGCGAGTGCTGGAGGATACACGGAAGTCTTTGTCGGAAGTCACAAAGTCTTCCGGTAACCGCGCCCCGGATTTAGATGCGTCTGAGAAGTTCGTCACGTACCGGTTACTTGATAGCATGTGGAAAAAACAATTCGTCGATACTACGAAGATAAGAGACCTGGAGCTATATCCGCGGACTGGGAAAATACAGTTTCAGGTCGCTGATACGATATATGTGCTTGCTATTTCTGGCGACCAAATCTCCAATATCCAGCTCTTCAACGACAAGCTCCCTGCAGCCGATCTTGAAAATAATACGCAGGATCTCAATAAACGGTTCTTGGGTACATCGGATGTGCGGCGCGTCGTGGACTTCATAACCCACCAACAAGCAGTACCGCAGGCCCAGGTCCATTGA